Part of the Kitasatospora sp. NBC_00374 genome is shown below.
GTAGTTCATCAGCCGCACGTTGACGCCGTCGACCCAGACCATGTCCTTGCCGCGCAGGACGCTGTAGCCCCCCGCGTACTCGGAGGGGACGAGGTTGAACGGTGCCCGGGACGCGGAGGTGTAGGTCACGAAGGTCTGGTTGGCGGGGGCCGAGCCGGCCGCGGCGAGGTTCTTGCTGACCAGGCTCCACTTGGCCGGGGCGTCGGTGGCGTTCCAGGTGTCCTCGGTGTGGTCCGAGAAGCCGTTGAGGCCGTAGGAGCCTCCGTTGTCGGCGTTGAAGACGGACAGCACGATCTTGCCGCGGGCCTGGCCCAGCGTCGGCGGTTCGCTGCGCTTGCCGTTGTTGTAGAACAGGCCCGCGTACTGCTTCGCGTAGGCGTCGAAGAGGGCCGTGTGGCTCGCCGTCGGATGGTCGTCCGAGCAGCTGCCGATGGAGCCGTCGCACTCGGCCCGCAGGCGCATCAGGAGGGTCTCGCCCTTGTGGGCCGAGAGGAAGGCCTTCGCCTTGGTCAGGACGTCGTCGAAGTTGGCGTTCTGGTAGAAGGTGCCGTGGTGGATCACGAACTTGTCGTTGATGATGCGGACCCGGATATCGACCGCGCGGATCCCACGGTCCAACTGCGCGGACAGCGTCGCCGCGCTGTCGCCGAAGTCCTGCTGCGTCTGGGCGCTGGAACCCCCGTGCACGGCCAGCGTCTCGTGGGTGCCGGGAATGGACATCGCCGTCAGCGGCGTGGTCGCCCCCACCTTGCCCATCCAGTCCTGCTGGTCGGCCGAACCGAGGTTCTGGAAGGCGTCGCGGTTGTCCTTCCCCTCGGCCAGGGCGGCGTGCGGTATGGCCAACGGGGCCACGGCCAGGGCGAGGGTGGCGACGGCGGTCACCATCGCCGTCCGGGTCAGGCGGCGCAGGCGGGGCAGGCGGGGCAGGCGCCGCAGAGCGGCGCAGGCCGGGCGGGCGGACGTGGCGGAGGTGTGGGGCATGGCCACCTTTCGGGGGAGGGGAAGGCCGCAGGCACGGCCGAGGCCGGGCGCGTAGCTCTGTTCACGAGAACGGGCCGCACTTCGACGTCGGTTCAGGAGGCGGTAAGCGGTCGCGGCTAGGCCGGAATGCAGGTTCTGACGGCGCCCAGGCCCTCGGCGGCCTCCAGGAGGAGCGGGCCAGCGTGGGGCTGCTCGACGAGGGCCTGGGCGTGGTAGAGCGCGTTCTCCAGGACGGCGGCCGGGGCGCGGATGTGGCGCAGCGCGGCGAAGGCGTCGGCGGCCTGCCCGGCGGGCCGCAGGGCAGGCTGTGGGGCGTCCGGGGTGAGCCGGTGGGGCCGGGACGGCGGCGAGGTGGCTCCAGGGCGGCTACTGGCGGCCCTGGGGGCGCTGCTGGGGGCCGAGGGCACGGCCCGTGGGACCAGCTCCTCGCGCTGATGGTCGACGCGGCCTACGCGCAGGCGCAGCTGCCAACCCCGGCCCCGCCGCACTGGCGGTCCTGCCTGGACCTCTCGGCCCGGGCGCAGTGGCGGCTCTACCAGGAGCACCCCTGGCTGGCGGCCACGATGAACCTCACCCGGCCGCTGCTCGCACCGAACGGCATGCGCCATATCGAATGGGCCCTGGCGGCACTGGAGGGCCTCGGCCTCGACGCCGGCGCCCGCATGCACGCGGCGGTCTCGCTCTTCGGATTCGTCCGGGGCTGCGCGGTCGACCTCGCGGCGGAACAGGAGGCGGGTCACGCCAGCGGTGTCACCAGCGACCAGTGGATGCAGGTCCAGGAGGCCCGGATGGCCGCGCTGCTGTCGGACGGCACCTTCCCGGCGTTCACCACCGCCCGCACCGACCCCGGCCTGGACCTGTCCGCCGAATCCCTGTTCACCTTCGGCCTCGACCGCCACCTCGACGGCTTGGCGGCCCTCATCGCCGCCGCGGGCGACCAGTCGAACTTCGGCGAGACGAGCAGCGCGGTCGTCAATCTCCAGCGAGACTGGTGAAACCTCGCTGAGACAGGACAGCCCGGCAGCGACCGGGGCTTGTCCCACCGGGCCACGGCCAGCAGCACGGCTCGGGCGCAGCGGCGGGCGGCACGACGGCCGCTGCGGCGGGTCAGGGCCGGCGAGCGGCGGCACCTTGTCCTTGCGGTACGCGTTCCGTGATCATGGGGCGATGAGTGATCAAGCCCCGGAACCCGCGTCGACGAGCTTCCCCATGGAGCGGTACTTCCGCCTGTGGCACTACACCGTCAGCCACATGACGCTGCTGCTGCGCAGCGCCGCCTGGCACGAAGGCGAGGAGACGATCGATGTCTGGTTCGACGGCGTGCTGGCCGTGAACCTGCACGAAGGCTTCGGGCCGCTGACCATCCGCCCTGCGGACCCCGACGAGCGCGAACGGCTGCTGACCCACGCGGCGGGCCTCATCCACGATCCCGTGCACCGGCCACCGCTGTGCCTGATCCTGGCCTCCGGCCAGAACGAGGGGTCCATCGTCTGCGCCCACGTACGCGTCACGGCCACAACCCGCGGCCCCGGCATCGCTGGCGCGCCCCCGGTCGACGCCGACAGCGGGCGCCTGCTCTGGAGCGCCGGCCCCACCGGCAACCCCACACCGAGGCACAAATACACCCTCCACGAAGCCGGACACGCCTTCCTCCAAGCGCAGCACACCAAAACCGGACCCAAGGACAAGGAGCAGGAACACGACACGACCTGATCAACCACCCCCGCCCGCCCCGGACATGGCACGGAGGCCGGACGCAGCAGTCCGAAGAGAGGACGTCCCAACACCAACCCCGAACCTCAGTCACTCCAGTCACTGACACACCCTCCGACCAGCACAAACACCCAGTGACCGAAACGGTGTGACAACCCCGGCACCCGCCAGGCCGCAGGGGCCTGACAGTCGCGGTGGGGTGCCGGCCCGGCGGCTGCGGCAGGCCGGGACGACGGCCACCACCGGGCCGGCGACACCGCCGACACCGCGACCGGGAATCCCGGCGGGCAGGCGCAGCCGGGCTGCGCCCGGCACTCAAGGTGGCTCAGCCGTCCACGCAGGTGTACGAGCCGTCCGCCTGCTGGGCGATCCGGCTGCCGTCGCAGCTCAGCATCGGCGCTACCGCCGCCACCCGGAACGCGCCGAACATCAGCAGCGTCACCGCGACCATGGCGACTGCGATCCGGCCGCGCCCGGATGCTCGTATGCCGACGGCCGTTCCGGCGAACAGCAGCAGCACGCCAGACCCCAGGAGCAGCGCCGCGACGTCGGAGGTGTTGTCGTGGAAGCCCGCGAAGAGTGGACCCTCCGCTTCCGCGGTGAAGAGCGTGCTGGACAGCATCAGCGCGGCCGACACCGTCAGCAGCGCCGGTGCCAAGCACCCGATTGACCGTCTTTCCACACCCGCAGGACGGCACCACCCCCCTCCCGGTTCCAACCCCTCTGCACATCCCGCCCGCCAGGAGCTGCCGGGAGTGCGGACGGACAAGCCGGAGCGGAACGGGGCACGGCCGTCGATCGCCGACGGCCCGCCACCGGTGCAGGCAGACGCACAGCAGCACGGCGTTGCCGTACAGCATCTACTCGAAGTTCGGCACCCGGCGGCCCGGACGGCGGACGGCGGCAGACCGGGACGGGGCAGGCCAGCGGCGGACCGGGCGCGCAGCTGCGGGCAGGGCGGCGCAGCGCCAGGCCGGGCGGAGGTCGCCCGGGACGGACCACCGCCAACACCGCCCCCGAGGCCGCGACCGGGAGTCCCGACAGGTATCCACCGGAAATCCTGGACCGCCCGACCGGCTCTTCCCGAAGGAATAGCAGCCGCGTTCGGGAGCGGAATACGGCGGGCATTCACGACGACCCGTCAATTCAACGGGGTGACCGGACCGCGCCCGGCGGCCCCGAGAGGGCCCCGGCGGCCGGGAGAACGACCACCATGCGTCACCGAACCCGGAACGCACGGACACCCCGGACACGGTCCGCACGGAGCGGCTCAGCCCTCGCAGTGGTTGGACCAATCCGGATGCGGAGGCCGGAAACCCCGAAAACACGCCGATTCACGCTCATGCCGCGAGATAAGGTCACACCCACAGGGGCAGGCTCATGGGGGGTCGAGGATCTCGATCCGGCCGGGCGAACCGGGCTCGCCCTGGGGGCCGTATCGGGTGAACAGGTGCTGCAGCCGCTCGCGGTGGCGGATCGCGAAGTCCTCCAGGCGGGCCTGGTAGGCCGCCTCGTAGCCGTCTTGGCCGTCGGGCAGGGTCGAGACACGGTCGGCGACGGGCGCCGTGCACTCACCAGTTCGCACGAGGAGGCCCGATGCCACGTGGCTGGGGCCTGGCAGGTGGTCGCCGGTAGCGGGCCCGCCCCGGTTGGGTTCCTGTCGGCTGTGCAGCGCTTCGTGGTCCACGCTCCCGGCGTGACCTCCGCAGTCCCGGTCGGCCTCTGCCCGCGCGGCCGCTCTGGTCGGCGGCTTCCCGACCGGTCACGCTGCGCGGGCGGGCGAATTGGCGATCACCTGGCGGAGGAGGTCGGAGTTGCTTTCGGTTCGCTTCAACCGGTCGAGGAGCAGCTCGGTGGCAGGCTGGGTGTCCAGGCCGCTGAGGACCCGGCGCAGGGTCCAGGTGGCGGAGGTACGGGCGGGGCCGAGGAGGAGTTCCTCGCGGCGGGTGCCGGACGCGCGGACGTCGACGGCCGGGTAGAGGCGCTTGTCGGCGAGGCGGCGGTCCAGTCGCAGCTCCATGTTGCCGGTGCTCTTGAACTCCTCGAAGATCAGGTCGTCCATGCGGGAGCCGGTGTCCACGAGGGCGGTGGCCACGATCGTCAGTGAGCCGCCGTTCTCGATGTTGCGCGCTGCGCCGAAGAGCTTCTTCGGATGGTGGATCGCGGCGGAGTCGAGGCCGCCGGTGAGGGTGCGGCCGGTGGCGGGGGCTGCGGTGTTGTAGGCGCGGGCGAGCCGGGTGATCGAGTCGAGCAGGACGACGACGTCGTGGCCGAGTTCGACGAGGCGCTTGGCGCGCTCGATGGCGAGTTCGACGATGGCGATGTGGTCGCGGGCGGGCCGGTCGAACGTGGAGGCGATGACCTCGCCCTTCACGGAGCGCTGCATGTCGGTGACTTCCTCTGGGCGCTCGTCGACCAGGACGACCATCAGGTGGGCCTCGGGATGGTTGCGGGTGACCGCTGCCGCGACGGCTTGCATGATCATTGTCTTGCCGGTCTTCGGCGGGGCGACGAGCAGGCCGCGCTGGCCCTTGCCGATCGGGGCGATGAGGTCGATGACTCGGCCTGTCAGGTGCTTCGGGTCCGTTTCGAGGTGCAGACGCTCCTGCGGGTACAGCGGCGTCAGTTCGGTGAATGCGGGCCGGAGTTGGGGCTCGCCTGCGGCGCGGCCGTTGACGGTGTCGATGCGGGCCAAGGACGGCCGGTTATCGGCAGTGGTGTGGGGGCGGGTGGCTCCGGTCAGGACGTCACCGGGCCGCAGGCCGAGGGCCCGGACCTGGGCGGTGGACACGTGCTGGTCGGCGGGGCCGGGAAGGTATCCGGAGGTACGCAGAACGGTGTGGCCGTCGCGGATGTCCAGGACGCCGGCGACCGGTACGAGGTCGCCGTCCGCAGCGGCGGGCACCTGCGACCGGCTGCGGGTGCGCTGCGCCGGCGGGGTAGGTCGAGCACCGGGGCTGACTGGTCGGTGGCCGGTTGCCGGACGGCCGGCGGAGCGCGTGATGGTGATCGCCTCTACGAGCTCGCCCTTGCGCAGCCGGGCGGCGCCGGGGACGCCGAGCGTCGAGGCGAGTTGCTGGAGGTCGGGCTTCAGCAGGCTGTCCAGGTCGGTCGTCGCGTTCGGCTCGGACTTGGTGGTCCGGGGGGTGGTTGAGGGTTCGGTTGCTGTGGTCACGAGAAGGTACTCCGGTTGATGTGGTGTTGAGGGGTGCGGCAGCCTCCAATGGGCGCTGCCGTCACTGGTCAGAGCGGTGTTCAGAGCGGTGTGCCCCGGTCGGCGAGGTGCCGGCATACGGGTCTGCCCGGTGGCTGCGCGGTTTTGTCTCGGTCCACGCGGCCGCCGAGGCTGCACGTGTCACGCGCGACCGCGATCGGGCACGGCGGGGATCGCTGCGAGTTCCGCCCTGTGTGGCCTGGGCCCTGAACGCTCGCAAGATCTGTGCCGCTGTGGGGTTCCCGGGCGGCATCGGGCGGGGCCTGGGCGGGACGGGCTCGGCGGTGTGGCTGGACCGTGCCTGTCAGGCCTGTGAGGGGATGGGTCAGGCGTTCCGTGAAGGAGGCCAGGTGGTGGCAGAATGCTGAACTTGCCGAGTCTCCAGGCAAGCACCCCTGTTAGGCCATCCGCCAGTGTAGCGTCCCGTTGCCGAGCGCGCCAGGTGCGGTCGAGCGGCGTCCCGTGGCGAGGACGTCCGCCGCTCCTGGGAACGACCAGCCGAACCGCACAGGCTCACCCCAGCCCGCGTCCGCCGTGGGTTCAGGAACCTCCGCGCGACCTTGCCCTGCCCGGCCCGAGTGCCGAAACCGACCCGGCCGGGCCCAGGCCGACCACTCGGCTCGAAGAACAAGCAGCCCGCCGCCCGCTACGACGTGGGCAAGATCGTCAGACGCCCCGGGAGCATCATCGAACGCGACCGGGTCAGATCCCGACGAGGGTCGTGGGAGATTGCAATTTCGACTCCACGGGTCAGGTCGCAGTGGGGATGTAGCGTGTTGCTGCGAGCTTGGCAAGCGTCCGAAGTTTCGCGAAGTAGGAGGCGCAGTAAGCCGAGTTGATCAGGGGAACGATCTTGTCGAGGTCGGCGATGCACGACCAGAGGTTGGCGATGCCGTTGTCGTCGAGCCCGCCGTTCAGCTCCCTCTGGATGAGGCCGGCGACGTTGGCGTCCAAGAGGATCAGCTCCACGCCC
Proteins encoded:
- the rho gene encoding transcription termination factor Rho; its protein translation is MPAPRRPGHTALNTALTSDGSAHWRLPHPSTPHQPEYLLVTTATEPSTTPRTTKSEPNATTDLDSLLKPDLQQLASTLGVPGAARLRKGELVEAITITRSAGRPATGHRPVSPGARPTPPAQRTRSRSQVPAAADGDLVPVAGVLDIRDGHTVLRTSGYLPGPADQHVSTAQVRALGLRPGDVLTGATRPHTTADNRPSLARIDTVNGRAAGEPQLRPAFTELTPLYPQERLHLETDPKHLTGRVIDLIAPIGKGQRGLLVAPPKTGKTMIMQAVAAAVTRNHPEAHLMVVLVDERPEEVTDMQRSVKGEVIASTFDRPARDHIAIVELAIERAKRLVELGHDVVVLLDSITRLARAYNTAAPATGRTLTGGLDSAAIHHPKKLFGAARNIENGGSLTIVATALVDTGSRMDDLIFEEFKSTGNMELRLDRRLADKRLYPAVDVRASGTRREELLLGPARTSATWTLRRVLSGLDTQPATELLLDRLKRTESNSDLLRQVIANSPARAA
- a CDS encoding phosphatidylinositol-specific phospholipase C domain-containing protein; this translates as MPHTSATSARPACAALRRLPRLPRLRRLTRTAMVTAVATLALAVAPLAIPHAALAEGKDNRDAFQNLGSADQQDWMGKVGATTPLTAMSIPGTHETLAVHGGSSAQTQQDFGDSAATLSAQLDRGIRAVDIRVRIINDKFVIHHGTFYQNANFDDVLTKAKAFLSAHKGETLLMRLRAECDGSIGSCSDDHPTASHTALFDAYAKQYAGLFYNNGKRSEPPTLGQARGKIVLSVFNADNGGSYGLNGFSDHTEDTWNATDAPAKWSLVSKNLAAAGSAPANQTFVTYTSASRAPFNLVPSEYAGGYSVLRGKDMVWVDGVNVRLMNYLNNDTANRRLGIVMMDYPGWALVHNIIARNAYYDARGTSPAIWLVKPDKTYVDSKYGRCMTRGPQFDSSGQGGVVQQRACQSNPPSSQQWQAAYPSTFDSLGYYWIKAANGQCLTVPWNNGTPPSAGMELFWWPCETRWISDNQMWNIMPTNLANQSALRFINKWTNLCLMVDPATASQSGGKVVLGNCPA
- a CDS encoding TetR/AcrR family transcriptional regulator C-terminal domain-containing protein produces the protein MVDAAYAQAQLPTPAPPHWRSCLDLSARAQWRLYQEHPWLAATMNLTRPLLAPNGMRHIEWALAALEGLGLDAGARMHAAVSLFGFVRGCAVDLAAEQEAGHASGVTSDQWMQVQEARMAALLSDGTFPAFTTARTDPGLDLSAESLFTFGLDRHLDGLAALIAAAGDQSNFGETSSAVVNLQRDW